The DNA segment ATCCACACGGCGGCCACCACACACCACACTAATAACAAGCCTTGTGGGTTACGTAACTACGACACGATTCGAAGGATGTGAAACCCCCGAAAACTGTTGCATGGTTACGAATGGTCGTAATCAGCCGTGTCCTCTCTCTCATTTCCGGTCCATAACGCAACATTACGACGTCCGCAGATGTAACTCGACGATTAAAGTTGTGCTTTACACTGTTTCGATGGTGCGGCTTTTATTTTCCTTGATAGGTAGTAGAAATATATAGTATTACTTCAATTTGGGAAATCGATGCGGAGGCCGGCGACCGACACCTTGCCCTTTCCGGCTTTCGGGACGATGGTGACGAGCACGCTGTCGTCGTCCTCCGCCCCGATGTCCTCGAGCAGgtcagtgatccccaggcagagcCTCGTCAtcagcttcttctccttcttgctGTGCTTGTGCTTGTGCGGGACGTTGACGAAGCTGCCCGCGAACTCGCTGGCGCCCGGCGTGATGCCCTCACCCTCGGTGGCGTTCACGAAGACGTCGAACTTTATGAAGTAGTCGCGGTCGAACTCGATCCCCTCCACGATGAggacctcctcttcctcttccttctccttgccGCTCCTCGATACCTTGGGCCTCCTCACCGTCGTGCTCACCGCGGATTGCAGCGTCACCGGGAACGGCGTCTCTGCTGTAGCTTTCAGTGTTTTCGCTGCGGTTTTCTGCGCCTTCAAGGCTTTGGGAGTCGGCCGGGTCTTCAGCCACGGGATCTCGACGTCTTGGTAATCGTAACGAAGCCACTCCGGCTGCAAGCAGTCCTTGAGGGTGACTCGAACTAAGTCAGCATTCTCGTCGTAGAAGAGGAAGGTGGTGTTGAGCCAGTCCTTATCGTTAAAGTCCTGATGCTTCCCGCCGAGCTTCTTCCACAAGTACCACATGCGGTCGACGTTTGAATGGTGGGCGAAGAAGATAGGGTCGCGCCCCGCGGAGTAGAAGTTGCCCATGTCCTCGAGATTGGGTTGGCTTCTGTCGCCAGTCCACCCGTGGACGGGGCCGTGTGGTATGTTCTCGAGCGAGCCCGCGCCGGGGTTTGGGTTGTCGCCGGCACGGTAAGCCGAGCCTAAGAAGAGCAACGGCGTCTTGCCGTTGGAGATCACCTGCCGGTACATGATCTTGAGGTTCTGATCGATCTGCTCTGCGTCGGTGAAACTAGGGTCGGTTCCGTTGTAGTCGAGGTCGACGAGGACCGGCGGCTGGTGCTTGGCGTCGCGAAACTTGTCATAGAGCGAGGACGAAGGGTCGGCGTAGATCGACGGCAGCTTCATGCCGCCGGGCGCGTCCCAGTTCCAGAAAGGGAGGGCGAAAGTGTCGTCGCCTATGAGCTTTCCGAGGATCCTCTCGTGGAAGTAGAGGTAGAAGCGGTGCCAAGGGAAGAAGAGCCAGGAGTTGTGGACTTGGAGCTCGAGGTTGGGGAAGCCGATCTGGTCGTAGGCGCCATCACAGTAAGCGCAGTGGACATTGGCCTGCTGCATGAAGTTGCGCGGATCGTCGGCCGGCAGTGCCCTCATGAGCTCCACCGCCTTCTTATACTTGTCCAGGTAGTCGGAGTCGACCAAGTGGGCGGCCGGGCGGACACGGAGGGGTGACGAATTCGGCGGACGCTTGAAATCGATAATCTTCTTGTCGGGAAAATAAGGCGGGCAGCAGTTGGTGGGCGTTGCACCGGTGGGTAGATCGGCGGGGCCGCACTTGGTAAGATCAGGCGCCTGGATGGGATTTCCGAGGGCCTTACTGTCGATCCCGAGGCCGGCAGCGGCTCCACAAAGCCCGCCGAGGCCAACGAGCACATCGCGGCGGTCGAGCTTGGCATTTGCAGTCATCTCATGCTCATCGCTAGCTTTGCATGAGATCTTGGGGTGGGCATGGCGTCTTCTATCAGGGTAAGAAAAATGGAAGGCGCATGCAAAGGAGTTGGAGTTGGAGTTGGAGTTGGAGGGAGGGGAGAGGGAGGAGAGAGGAAGAGTAGCTTTAGGAAGGCTGACCATTGGGATCGATAACTTGGTATTGCTATAGTTTTGCAGTGGTTGATGTGGGAGGAGGCATCAGATTCATTTATAGTGTAGCAACGAACCCCGTGAAGCGCACGTTGGCATTTAGACAATGTGTGGTTCGTTGACTTTGAATATGGTGATGCGGTGACAAAGATATTGGGGAGAATCTAGTGGTATGATTCGTGACGAATTCTAAGTAGATATTTTGTCGTAGGAATGCCAAATTTTGCCTCTTTCACTGGTTGCTTAATCCTCTCCTGATTCCACGCTTACAAGATGAGGAATAAGAAAAGTCTCGGAAGCCGAGAACAGGATCGATCTGGGTTTTCCGCCGACGGTGTCGGTGGCGGACTAATGTGACGCAGAATTTTCTAAGAGCATctttttcttgttgttgttgttgtggtctTCGTTGGATTAAAACGACCGAGGAGTAGTTTTGTTTTCAAGTCCCCTCTTCGTTTGAATCAAACATTCGTTGAAGGCTTGAGTTTTTTTATTGGTTTCCTTGTGGGAAAAGGACAAAGCTTTTCATGGAAGTGAAGTCCAAGTTTCCAACTTGCACGATTGAATGTTAACTTGGCATTTATGGGCATCGAGCTTAATTTTCAACACAAGCAAGCTGTTCAATTTCCACAGAAGAATACTGTTAAAGATGATAAGGCGGTCACACCGAGAAATAGACAGCTGATCATAGTTCCAGGAAGCTGCTTATTTTGCCACTcttttatgtgtatatatatatatatatatatatatatatatatatatatatatatatatatatatatatatatataatttccttCTAATTCATGTGTCGAATTTTCAAttgtttttgagaaaaaaaaacaaaataataacaAAGTTTATCTATCTTAATTGGATATTAGACACATTTAAAGGAGAGAATGTTAGACTTATAAGTTCCTTAATTTGAGTGTTGATAGAAAATTACAATATAAAACGATCAGATCTGCCGTATTAGCATGTTCGAAATACGatctattatcataataaaatatgAATCGACGGATATCTCCATCCCCATTCTATAAATAGTTGCAAACTCTTTGATGACAAaggttttttctctcttttctttttattctatgtATCTcacctctaataataaataatctAAATATTACACGAACCGATTATTCTTGATAACTATCTTCTCTTATGGAAGGAAACATAGATGTCCATTCTCGTATGTACATAAAAATTTGAAATTGAAATTATCTTGAAATTCGATTTGATGATAGATTTCTAGAGTTTCTTGAAATGCCACCTGACTCAAGAAGCACTCAACTttgttataattaattatttatcataCGCAAAAATAAACATACAATAATTAACATGTAATTCACGTAAACATATTATATTGATAagccttattaaaaataatttaaatcagGTTTATAGTTGTATACATAATGAAATCAAAGCCTAACCAAAGTCAACAACTTAGTGTCATGTGGTTAACACGTCAACATCACATGGCTAACGCTTCAACACCATATTGATTAACACCTTAATGCCATATGGTAAACACCTCAGCATTACGAGTCCAACACTTCAACACTTCATTGTCGCTACCTCATCACCATATGACTGACGTGAGTTCTCCCTCTAAACATTGCAACCCATTTGTGATTACATCATATTGTCTGAATTTAGTGCAACACCGATTACACCCAATACAAAGGAGGCCCATAACCATTCCCAACACTAAACCGTGATCTCAAGTCAAATGGTCCTAAACTTTACTATAAAAAATGCTGCTTAGGTACGAGACTCCAATCCTCTAATGCTTTCAGTACTTACAAACTCGATATTTAGTTAATACCATCGATCCAAATGCTAACTTAAACTTGGGAAAGATTTTATGGGAATACCTTTAGCATAGTTATCGAGGGTTCAACACAACTTTAAATCGAATGATATTGGAACCTCTCGACCTGACACTATCTCACGTTGAGACAAACATGAAGTATAATCTCAGTTAATTTTAAATCGACATCTAAGTCCAACAATCATAATATATCTTAGTAGATTAACATTAGAAGTTCACCAAAAACCCACCTTGGAGTCCACCAAAAACCCTACCTTCCCAATCTCGAAATCCATTGGCTTCCGTCGATTATTCATGATGTGGCAGCCAACCATCCACCATTTACTCCACAACCAACTTCACTCCCACCTACTATCGCAATTTTTAATGCAACATTCAGTAACCTAACCCAACAAGATTATTCAAACCATCACTCTTTCATCCCCCCAACTTGCCTAGTTATCACAGTAAAGAACAACTATTCCTTTGTCGGCACCAACTCCCTACAGAGTGGCTGAGTCGCATTGCCTTTTGGTAGAGACTCCTTTGAGGTTTAATCACCACGGAATGCCACCATGCGAGAAACTAAAATGCCAAAGGAGTCAAATATCCATTCCGTTGGATTTCCTTTTAAAGTCCATGACCAACTCATCGAGATGGACCGACATCTCAAAGACATAAAGAAGGAGATTAAGCATGGAAAACAACTAGAGCCAAAGCCATACATGCCCCCTTGTCAAAGGATTTTAGTTGGCCAAGGAATCGATCATGTCCTTCAGATAGTTGGTGAAGAAATTTTAGCATGACTTTATTAGTTATAAGCTTTTAAAAAGACCAACAAGAATAAGATACACTTGCTAGCAATATTAAAAGCTTTAACAAGTAAGATAGTCTAGGATCCCAATCTATTCATCTTCATTAATGCTTACATTAGGTCTTCATCCATCTTTAGGATTGTAAAGGTACTAAGAGTGGAGTGAATTAGTATTTTCGAAAAATTTCGATTTGAAAGTTTAATCAATAAATCAATATCGAAAATATGATTAACAAAAAGTAGGATTGCTAAATTAGTATGCAATAATAAATCAAGATAAAAGAAGAAATACAAatcaatttatagtagttcgatcatctTGACcaatgtccactctcgattctttTTTGTTCAAGGTCATCGACTtttactatcaatcttctttcaataagcgaagatcaactactcttgttacaactctttcttttttttcacaga comes from the Musa acuminata AAA Group cultivar baxijiao chromosome BXJ2-8, Cavendish_Baxijiao_AAA, whole genome shotgun sequence genome and includes:
- the LOC103995522 gene encoding polyphenol oxidase, chloroplastic; this encodes MVSLPKATLPLSSLSPPSNSNSNSNSFACAFHFSYPDRRRHAHPKISCKASDEHEMTANAKLDRRDVLVGLGGLCGAAAGLGIDSKALGNPIQAPDLTKCGPADLPTGATPTNCCPPYFPDKKIIDFKRPPNSSPLRVRPAAHLVDSDYLDKYKKAVELMRALPADDPRNFMQQANVHCAYCDGAYDQIGFPNLELQVHNSWLFFPWHRFYLYFHERILGKLIGDDTFALPFWNWDAPGGMKLPSIYADPSSSLYDKFRDAKHQPPVLVDLDYNGTDPSFTDAEQIDQNLKIMYRQVISNGKTPLLFLGSAYRAGDNPNPGAGSLENIPHGPVHGWTGDRSQPNLEDMGNFYSAGRDPIFFAHHSNVDRMWYLWKKLGGKHQDFNDKDWLNTTFLFYDENADLVRVTLKDCLQPEWLRYDYQDVEIPWLKTRPTPKALKAQKTAAKTLKATAETPFPVTLQSAVSTTVRRPKVSRSGKEKEEEEEVLIVEGIEFDRDYFIKFDVFVNATEGEGITPGASEFAGSFVNVPHKHKHSKKEKKLMTRLCLGITDLLEDIGAEDDDSVLVTIVPKAGKGKVSVAGLRIDFPN